The segment GGCCTTTTTCAAAAAAGCATATCCGATAAACGCCATTGACGCATTAACAATATTTTGATTTTGGTTTTCGCTTTTATGCAGCCTTAAAATCAACTGCCCGTTTATTAAATAACTTTCACGAGTTTGATTATCAACATCCAGCCAATCAATAGTTATTTTTTCAACATTTAAATGTTTTATCTTTCGAGAAACTTGTTTCAGGTAATCGTTAATTTTTCCTTGCAAGTCATATTTTACATGCGTTTTATCAAATTTTTCGTTTATTTTTTTTAGAAAAAAAGTAATCAATGCTACTAATTTCTCGAACTTTTCAGGATTTTTTAAGTAATAAATAAAAAGTCCGAAAAGTCCCATGAAGCAGGCTGTAGGCAACATAATCCAAAAAGAAACATCAAAATTTACGTTTAGGTTAATGTTTTCAAAAAAACTAAATTTTGTGTTCATTAACATACTCGGTAAATAGTTTTATAGCCTTTGGCGTGTTACAAACTAATTTAACATCTCCGGATTCGGGGAAAATGGAATATATATTTTCAAAGACGATAGTAGTACCGGTAAACTTACACTTTAAGTTTCCTGATTCCATTGTCCTTTTAAGACCTAATTTTTCAATTAAGCGTGGCAGATCATTATCGTAAACAGCCGAAATGTTTCTCTTTTTCATTTTTTATCCTTTCATTATCGTAAAAACATAAATAGTTAAAATGCCGTCATACTGGTATATAGTAAAATACTATACGCCGCAAAACGAGAAAGTAAAAAATTTCTTATCTATAGAGTCTATTCAATCTTAAAAAGAGGGCTTGCTAATTGATTATACCTTTGATTATACCTTTTATTATATTTGTATTGTTTTTTTGTGAGGTGAGTTATGAATTGCAGACATTATGGAAGTTGTAACACAGTAAAATTCCGGATTATTCTATAAAAGGCGTTTCGGCGAGAGGTTACAAGATTACCGATAAAGCGATTGACGGAATTGAGTGGAAGAAAAACGTATAAACTTTTTTATTTCGAGGGGTTTGAAATTAGGATTGTTTAACTGTTCCCAAGTTCCAAGATATTCAATAGTATTATGATTATGAAGCCAATTAGCAACAACTACGTTAGGTTTTTCAGTATTTTTATATCTTGCTATGTCTGTCAGTGAAATATAATCGCCGCTCTTTTCAGATACTACCGTTATCTCCGTTCCTTGTACGCTTATTTTTTCGTTTTTTGCCATTTATTATTCTTTTTCAAAAAAATACCTTTTGTTGCAAACAAAAAAGGTGAAATTCGGTTATATGTTTGCGGTTTTGTTTTCCCTTTATTTTTAATTCTTTTATTTTTCTCGTATTTATTAATAACAATAAATTATTTTGTTTCTGCCAAAAAATCACGAGTAGTGGGGATTTTATCCTTACTTTTCGTTATCATTGCTCTTGTAACAACGTAAGCGGCACTCCTTTATTAGGTTGTTCTGCCCTGCCTACCTTGTTACTATTCAAAAAACGATAGGTGTATTCGTGATTTTTTGGCGAAAATATGAATTTCGGCAGAGCAGCCTTTTTGTTTTTTGCATATAAGTTCTACTCTCATTTTAATTCATAATGTTTTTGATTCGGCTAATATCCAGTATCCGTGCTGCGACAATGCGATTTGGAAGAACGGCTGGATTGCTTCTATTCGTTCGCAATGACGAAACAAGTACCCACTGTCATTGCGAGGAGTGAAACGACGAAGCAAACCAGAGACAGAAGATACAAAAAAGAAAAATTAAACAAGGAGTGTTCTATGCAAAACAAAA is part of the Chitinispirillales bacterium genome and harbors:
- a CDS encoding KilA-N domain-containing protein, whose protein sequence is MAKNEKISVQGTEITVVSEKSGDYISLTDIARYKNTEKPNVVVANWLHNHNTIEYLGTWEQLNNPNFKPLEIKKFIRFSSTQFRQSLYR